A genomic window from Streptomyces sp. NBC_00234 includes:
- a CDS encoding AIM24 family protein, translating to MKSDLFSSEHMVQQATVPGMTLQNSKSIKYAVNGEMHARQGSMIAFRGSLQFERKGQGIGGMLKRAVTGEGLALMAVRGQGEAWFAHEAASCFIVEMEQGDVLTVNGRNVLCFDATLSYEIKTVKGAGMTGGGLFNSVFSGYGKLGLICEGQPLVIPVTAQQPVYVDTDAVVGWSEQLTTSLHRSQSFGSMVRGGSGEAVQLMLQGEGFVIVRPSEAKPEKASSS from the coding sequence ATGAAGAGCGATCTTTTCTCCAGCGAGCACATGGTCCAGCAGGCGACCGTCCCCGGCATGACCCTGCAGAACAGCAAGTCCATCAAGTACGCGGTCAACGGTGAGATGCACGCGCGCCAGGGCTCGATGATCGCCTTCCGCGGCAGTCTCCAGTTCGAGCGCAAGGGCCAGGGCATCGGCGGCATGCTCAAGCGCGCGGTCACCGGCGAGGGACTGGCGCTCATGGCGGTCCGCGGCCAGGGCGAGGCGTGGTTCGCCCACGAGGCGGCGAGCTGTTTCATCGTGGAGATGGAGCAGGGCGACGTCCTGACCGTCAACGGCCGCAACGTCCTCTGTTTCGACGCGACCCTCTCGTACGAGATCAAGACCGTGAAGGGCGCCGGAATGACCGGCGGCGGCCTCTTCAACAGCGTCTTCAGCGGATACGGCAAGCTCGGACTCATATGTGAGGGGCAGCCGCTGGTGATCCCCGTCACGGCGCAGCAGCCGGTGTACGTCGACACGGACGCGGTCGTCGGCTGGAGCGAGCAGCTCACGACGTCCCTGCACCGCTCGCAGAGCTTCGGCTCGATGGTGCGCGGCGGCTCGGGCGAGGCCGTCCAACTGATGCTCCAGGGCGAGGGGTTCGTCATCGTGCGGCCGAGCGAGGCCAAGCCCGAGAAGGCGTCGTCCAGCTGA
- a CDS encoding ABC transporter ATP-binding protein, which produces MNLRGVGRRYGLGGPWVLRGVDLDLPAGALVRIEGANGTGKSTLLRLLAGIEAPSEGRITGRVPRTSYVPERFPVDLPFGAADYLVHLGRVQGLRTAEARRSAEAWLVRFGAAEYARTPLAELSKGTSQKVAVAQALLAAPGLLVLDEAWTGLDAAAREELDRAVVERVAAGATVVFVDHDPRRLAGAAGAVHRVEGHSVVPVREPAADTVVRPEPHIRIEAEGSPGAALPPGLPGAPARTPGPAGTLHLTVGAAHSDDLLRALLAARPPWHIRRLSPVPETGRTGSTPEPSAGRSAPGLRKD; this is translated from the coding sequence CTGAATCTGCGAGGAGTGGGCCGCCGGTACGGCCTCGGCGGCCCCTGGGTCCTGCGCGGGGTCGATCTCGACCTGCCCGCGGGGGCCCTGGTCCGGATCGAGGGGGCCAACGGCACCGGGAAATCAACCCTGTTGCGTCTGCTCGCGGGGATCGAGGCGCCGAGCGAGGGGCGGATCACCGGCCGGGTGCCGCGCACGTCGTACGTCCCCGAGCGCTTCCCGGTGGACCTGCCGTTCGGTGCGGCCGACTACCTCGTCCACCTCGGCCGCGTCCAGGGCCTGCGCACCGCCGAGGCGCGCAGGAGTGCCGAGGCGTGGCTCGTGCGGTTCGGGGCGGCCGAGTACGCCCGGACGCCCTTGGCGGAGCTCTCCAAGGGCACCAGCCAGAAGGTGGCCGTCGCCCAGGCGCTCCTGGCCGCACCGGGGCTCCTCGTCCTGGACGAGGCATGGACCGGCCTGGACGCCGCGGCCCGCGAGGAACTGGACCGGGCCGTCGTCGAACGCGTCGCGGCCGGCGCCACCGTCGTCTTCGTCGACCACGACCCGCGCCGCCTCGCAGGAGCGGCCGGCGCCGTCCACCGGGTCGAGGGTCACTCCGTGGTCCCGGTGCGCGAGCCCGCGGCGGACACCGTCGTACGGCCCGAACCGCACATCCGCATCGAGGCCGAGGGCAGTCCGGGAGCAGCCCTGCCGCCCGGACTGCCGGGCGCACCCGCGCGGACGCCCGGGCCCGCCGGGACCCTGCACCTCACGGTCGGTGCCGCGCACTCGGACGATCTGCTGCGGGCGCTCCTCGCGGCCCGCCCGCCCTGGCACATCCGGCGGCTGTCGCCCGTGCCGGAGACCGGACGTACGGGAAGCACCCCCGAACCGTCCGCCGGTCGCTCCGCCCCAGGGCTCCGGAAGGACTGA
- a CDS encoding DUF692 domain-containing protein: MKLGIGIGWRPEIADAVAALPGIDWVEAVAENICTGHPPDALMRLRERGVTVVPHGVSLGLGGADRPDPGRLSALAARATLLGAPLVTEHIAFVRGGGPLTASPRLEAGHLLPVPRTWDALDVLCENVRIAQDSLPVPLALENIAALVSWPDEQMTEGQFLAELVERTGVRLLIDVANLHTNHVNRGEDPATALDELPVEAIAYVHVAGGVQKDGVWHDTHAHPVTQPVLDVLAELRSRVDPPGVLLERDDDFPPAAELADELTTIRTTLVTARAASPGGRVRTGAVRPERTSSATEAARDRSAVAQTALLSALVAGTPAPEGFDHRRLGVQSRALAAKRAGVVAKVAPELPEILGDGYRRAFLAYARTHPMSDGYRRDAVDFAEQLLIDGLPSDGAARRRLTRWWQDQVDPRPPRRSVRLVRAARAALVGK, translated from the coding sequence ATGAAGCTGGGAATCGGGATCGGCTGGCGGCCGGAGATCGCCGACGCCGTGGCGGCGCTGCCCGGGATCGACTGGGTCGAGGCGGTCGCGGAGAACATCTGCACCGGCCATCCGCCGGACGCGCTGATGCGGCTCAGGGAACGCGGCGTCACGGTCGTGCCGCACGGCGTCTCGCTCGGGCTCGGCGGGGCGGACCGGCCGGACCCGGGCCGCCTCTCGGCCCTGGCGGCGCGGGCCACCCTGCTCGGTGCGCCGCTGGTGACGGAGCACATCGCGTTCGTACGCGGCGGGGGGCCGCTCACCGCGTCGCCGAGGCTCGAAGCGGGCCATCTGCTGCCCGTGCCCCGCACCTGGGACGCGCTGGACGTCCTGTGCGAGAACGTACGGATCGCGCAGGACTCGCTGCCGGTGCCCCTGGCCCTGGAGAACATCGCCGCGCTGGTCTCCTGGCCGGACGAGCAGATGACCGAGGGGCAGTTCCTCGCGGAGCTCGTCGAGCGCACCGGGGTCCGGCTGCTCATCGACGTCGCCAATCTGCACACCAACCACGTCAACCGCGGCGAGGACCCGGCGACGGCGCTCGACGAGCTGCCGGTCGAGGCCATCGCGTACGTCCATGTGGCGGGCGGCGTCCAGAAGGACGGCGTCTGGCACGACACGCACGCGCACCCCGTGACGCAGCCCGTGCTGGACGTCCTCGCCGAGCTGCGCTCCCGGGTCGACCCGCCGGGAGTGCTGCTGGAGCGCGACGACGACTTCCCGCCGGCCGCCGAGCTGGCGGACGAACTGACCACGATCCGCACGACCCTGGTGACCGCCAGGGCCGCCTCCCCGGGCGGCCGGGTACGCACCGGGGCCGTACGCCCCGAACGGACCTCGTCCGCGACGGAGGCCGCGCGGGACCGCAGCGCCGTGGCACAGACCGCCCTGCTCTCGGCCCTCGTCGCCGGCACCCCCGCCCCGGAGGGCTTCGACCACCGGCGGCTCGGGGTGCAGAGCCGGGCCCTGGCCGCCAAGCGGGCCGGTGTCGTCGCGAAGGTGGCCCCGGAACTCCCGGAGATCCTCGGCGACGGCTACCGCCGCGCCTTCCTCGCCTACGCCAGGACCCACCCCATGTCCGACGGGTACCGTCGCGACGCGGTGGACTTCGCGGAACAGCTGCTGATCGACGGACTGCCCTCGGACGGCGCGGCCCGGCGGCGGCTGACCCGCTGGTGGCA
- a CDS encoding DUF4142 domain-containing protein has product MRRINGTALIIAALVATLGALAFPVWSYADRSGTGEANLNASSVATQWGPLSATDREFLVKVRLAGLWELPAGQQAIQRAPSEATKAAGDHLVVGHTDLDRRARDVAAKLGMELPNQPTEQQQGWLRELTAASGEEYERKFANLLRAAHGKVFALIAQVRHTTRNSLIRQLASDANQTVLDHITMLEGTGFVDFDGLAREAAGSSTATPSGPPVSSGGAVPQVPVPVTPTGDQSFTSRPVPPTMMPMP; this is encoded by the coding sequence TTGCGACGCATCAACGGAACGGCCCTCATCATCGCGGCACTTGTCGCCACGCTCGGCGCGCTCGCCTTCCCCGTCTGGTCGTACGCCGACCGCTCGGGCACCGGCGAGGCGAATCTCAACGCGTCGAGCGTCGCCACCCAGTGGGGCCCGCTCTCCGCGACCGACCGGGAGTTCCTGGTCAAGGTGCGGCTCGCCGGGCTGTGGGAGCTGCCCGCCGGGCAGCAGGCGATCCAGCGGGCCCCGAGCGAGGCGACGAAGGCCGCCGGGGACCACCTCGTGGTGGGCCACACGGATCTGGACCGGAGGGCCCGGGACGTGGCGGCGAAGCTCGGGATGGAACTGCCGAACCAGCCCACCGAGCAGCAGCAGGGCTGGCTGCGGGAGCTCACGGCGGCGAGCGGCGAGGAGTACGAGCGGAAGTTCGCCAATCTGCTGCGGGCCGCGCACGGGAAGGTCTTCGCGCTGATCGCCCAGGTGCGGCACACCACCCGCAACTCGCTGATACGGCAGCTGGCCTCGGACGCCAACCAGACGGTGCTCGATCACATCACCATGCTGGAGGGCACCGGCTTCGTCGACTTCGACGGCCTGGCACGCGAGGCCGCGGGCTCCTCGACGGCCACTCCCTCGGGACCGCCCGTGTCGTCCGGCGGCGCGGTGCCGCAGGTTCCGGTGCCGGTCACGCCGACCGGGGACCAGTCGTTCACCTCACGTCCGGTACCCCCCACAATGATGCCGATGCCCTGA
- a CDS encoding ABC transporter: MTALLRYQTALLLRSQRWLAPVLLYAAFLGVGVRSGQPVLDSLGYAAAALLPVAAWLVRLCVTQEPPAARTVAAAVAGPRRLHLATLLAAFGCAAALGAAATALVLLVSSPVGNDRTAAVPVAGAAWAGLLAALCCALVGTAVGALCARPLLLARGWSVAATVLGCLLALVAAGSPARYAVTALVSGSRTGAVDVPVLPLLAAVVLAAGAAALAACLVPRRG, translated from the coding sequence ATGACCGCCCTGCTCCGGTACCAGACCGCCCTGCTCCTGCGCTCGCAGCGCTGGCTCGCCCCCGTCCTCCTGTACGCGGCGTTCCTCGGCGTCGGCGTCCGGTCGGGGCAGCCCGTGCTGGACTCGCTCGGCTACGCCGCAGCCGCTCTGCTGCCCGTCGCCGCCTGGCTCGTCCGGCTCTGTGTCACCCAGGAACCGCCCGCCGCCCGGACCGTCGCCGCGGCCGTCGCGGGACCGCGAAGGCTCCATCTCGCCACGCTCCTCGCGGCCTTCGGATGCGCGGCGGCCCTGGGCGCCGCGGCCACCGCGCTCGTGCTGCTGGTCAGCAGCCCCGTCGGCAACGACCGCACGGCCGCCGTCCCCGTGGCCGGGGCAGCATGGGCCGGACTCCTCGCCGCCCTCTGCTGCGCCCTGGTGGGCACGGCCGTCGGGGCCCTCTGCGCCAGGCCGCTGCTGCTCGCCCGCGGCTGGTCCGTCGCCGCCACCGTGCTCGGCTGCCTGCTCGCCCTGGTCGCCGCCGGCTCACCGGCGAGGTACGCGGTGACCGCGCTGGTCTCCGGTTCGCGGACCGGGGCGGTCGACGTGCCCGTCCTGCCGCTGCTCGCCGCCGTGGTCCTCGCCGCCGGGGCCGCCGCCCTTGCCGCCTGCCTCGTTCCACGGCGCGGGTGA
- a CDS encoding polysaccharide deacetylase family protein — protein sequence MNNLTVLGAVLGSGLLGCGSSEGPRTDGPRTAAHAPSHSPATPSRSPAAPSAPAGALASPPAGRKPPTMAPGPAGLTPVFLRGPRAGTAGAGTHGKVVALTFDADMTADQGARAASGEHFDNPELIALLRRLKVPSTVFMTGRWAQEYPAQTRSIGTDPLFEIANHSYRHYAFTSPCYGLPVVEEADMRDDVRRAFAAFRKAGARNVVPYFRFPGGCYDDAALRTLASEKVTAVQWDVVSGDAFAKDADAVAEQVLDGVTPGSLVVMHCTRSAAPVTAEAVRRVVPELRRRGYRFVKVSELMRG from the coding sequence ATGAATAATCTGACCGTTTTGGGGGCGGTACTCGGAAGCGGCCTCCTCGGGTGCGGAAGCTCGGAGGGCCCGCGTACCGACGGCCCCCGGACCGCGGCACACGCCCCCTCGCACTCCCCGGCGACCCCCTCGCGCTCCCCGGCGGCCCCTTCCGCTCCGGCCGGCGCGCTCGCGTCACCGCCCGCCGGACGGAAGCCGCCCACCATGGCACCGGGACCCGCCGGACTGACCCCGGTCTTCCTGCGCGGCCCGCGCGCAGGGACGGCAGGCGCCGGGACCCACGGCAAGGTGGTGGCGCTGACCTTCGACGCGGACATGACCGCGGATCAGGGGGCGCGCGCCGCCTCGGGCGAACACTTCGACAACCCGGAACTGATCGCGCTGCTGCGCCGGCTGAAGGTCCCCTCGACGGTCTTCATGACGGGCCGGTGGGCGCAGGAGTATCCGGCGCAGACAAGGTCCATCGGCACCGATCCGCTGTTCGAGATCGCCAACCACTCGTACCGCCACTACGCCTTCACGTCCCCCTGCTACGGCCTGCCGGTCGTCGAGGAGGCGGACATGCGCGACGACGTGCGCCGGGCCTTCGCCGCGTTCCGGAAGGCGGGGGCGCGCAACGTCGTCCCGTACTTCCGCTTCCCCGGCGGCTGCTACGACGACGCGGCGCTGCGCACCCTGGCGTCGGAGAAGGTGACGGCTGTGCAGTGGGACGTCGTCAGCGGTGACGCGTTCGCGAAGGACGCGGACGCGGTGGCGGAACAGGTGCTGGACGGGGTGACGCCGGGATCGCTCGTGGTCATGCACTGCACGCGCAGCGCCGCGCCCGTGACCGCCGAAGCGGTGCGGCGGGTCGTGCCGGAGCTGCGCAGGCGCGGCTACCGCTTCGTGAAGGTCTCCGAGCTGATGCGGGGCTGA
- a CDS encoding peptidyl-tRNA hydrolase produces the protein MSSNDIPASESPAASGAVPLPVDSPFRTEPTDRDEAPQYVLPLVVHIEKTAPPARTDALRTAARAVLTILSDERSLDEGEWARVMRDWQDARIRKVVRRARGAEWRKASALPGITVTGDSAEVRVFPPVPLDGWPKELAKLQVSGTDLDDPEPPAAPDPAGPVLWLNPDLDMSAGKTMAQAGHGAQLAWWELSETERKAWREAGFPLSVATPDAARWRELTLSGLPVVRDAGFTEIAPGSCTVVADHPALRR, from the coding sequence GTGAGCAGCAACGACATCCCCGCATCCGAGTCCCCCGCCGCGTCCGGGGCCGTGCCCCTTCCCGTGGACAGTCCGTTCCGTACGGAGCCGACCGACCGCGACGAGGCACCGCAGTACGTCCTGCCGTTGGTGGTGCACATCGAGAAGACGGCGCCCCCGGCCCGTACCGACGCCCTGCGGACCGCCGCCCGTGCGGTGCTCACGATCCTCTCCGACGAACGCTCGCTCGACGAGGGCGAGTGGGCCCGGGTCATGCGGGACTGGCAGGACGCCCGGATCCGCAAGGTGGTGCGCCGGGCACGCGGCGCGGAGTGGCGCAAGGCGTCCGCGCTGCCCGGGATCACGGTCACGGGCGACAGCGCCGAGGTGCGGGTGTTCCCGCCGGTGCCCCTGGACGGCTGGCCCAAGGAACTGGCCAAACTCCAGGTGTCGGGCACGGACCTGGACGACCCCGAGCCGCCGGCCGCGCCCGATCCGGCCGGCCCGGTGCTCTGGCTCAACCCCGACCTGGACATGTCCGCCGGCAAGACCATGGCCCAGGCCGGGCACGGCGCCCAGCTCGCCTGGTGGGAGCTGTCGGAGACGGAGCGCAAGGCGTGGCGCGAGGCCGGTTTCCCGCTCTCGGTCGCCACTCCGGACGCGGCCCGCTGGCGGGAACTCACCCTGAGCGGACTGCCGGTGGTGCGTGACGCCGGGTTCACCGAGATCGCGCCGGGGTCCTGCACGGTGGTCGCCGACCATCCCGCACTGCGCCGCTGA